A window of the Lolium perenne isolate Kyuss_39 chromosome 7, Kyuss_2.0, whole genome shotgun sequence genome harbors these coding sequences:
- the LOC127312539 gene encoding BTB/POZ and MATH domain-containing protein 2-like codes for MAASRAMTTVLDTATSTCTPETVQRKHVFDIRGYSQHKLLGPNTYISSGSFAVGGYDWNIRYFPGGYLKPKYVSVYLELLTASARVRASCDLSIVNQRTGVASLVSRTPPMVFSSDLTRFAPSTAKFKKRSKLEASGFVQGDRLVIECVVTVFMYPTVVRTTPEVEPPSDLHRDLAKLYESKAGADVGFVVRGQQGFSAHLTVLAMRSPVFMAHLRNERMGFSGCFTINHMQPEVFEALLYYIYMDSLPAMPDMDADRKREITMDLLAAADRFAIQRLKLICESALSKTLEANTVVATLTLAEKHHCQKLREACLEFIASSVDQMK; via the coding sequence ATGGCGGCGTCCAGGGCAATGACGACGGTGTTGGACACGGCGACTTCTACGTGCACCCCGGAGACGGTGCAGCGCAAGCACGTCTTCGACATCCGTGGCTACAGCCAGCACAAGCTCCTCGGCCCCAACACCTACATCAGCTCCGGCTCCTTCGCCGTGGGCGGCTACGACTGGAACATCCGCTACTTCCCCGGAGGGTACCTGAAGCCCAAGTACGTGTCCGTCTACCTCGAGCTCCTCACCGCCTCCGCCCGCGTGCGCGCGTCGTGCGACCTCAGCATCGTCAACCAGCGCACCGGCGTCGCCTCGCTCGTGTCGCGCACGCCGCCGATGGTGTTCAGCTCCGACCTCACCAGGTTCGCGCCGAGCACCGCCAAGTTCAAGAAGAGGAGCAAGCTGGAGGCGTCCGGGTTCGTCCAGGGCGACCGTCTGGTCATCGAGTGCGTCGTCACCGTCTTCATGTATCCGACCGTCGTCCGGACCACGCCGGAAGTGGAGCCGCCGTCAGACCTGCACCGTGACCTCGCCAAGCTGTACGAGTCCAAGGCCGGGGcggacgtcggcttcgtcgtccgTGGGCAGCAGGGTTTCAGCGCTCACCTCACCGTGCTCGCGATGAGGTCGCCGGTGTTCATGGCGCACCTTCGTAACGAGCGGATGGGATTCTCAGGGTGCTTCACCATCAACCACATGCAGCCTGAGGTCTTTGAGGCTCTGCTCTACTACATCTACATGGACTCGCTGCCCGCCATGCCTGACATGGACGCCGACCGCAAGAGGGAAATTACCATGGATTTACTTGCAGCGGCGGATCGGTTCGCTATTCAGAGATTGAAGCTAATATGTGAAAGCGCCCTATCTAAGACCCTCGAGGCCAATACGGTGGTTGCCACTCTGACTTTAGCAGAGAAGCATCACTGCCAAAAACTCCGAGAGGCTTGCCTTGAATTTATAGCTTCTTCAGTCGACCAAATGAAGTAG